A stretch of the Lytechinus variegatus isolate NC3 chromosome 5, Lvar_3.0, whole genome shotgun sequence genome encodes the following:
- the LOC121415391 gene encoding monocarboxylate transporter 12-like, translating to MRSMSNTRLSKWRKIAFIAAFFFIGFIEMGVVKSFGVIIAEVVFQMNSDLWTVGFIFGAYNGLTYLLGPFILPTIKYLSLKQSSAIGIIGGLCLAASSFTSNIAQLATCFVISGVSFSFVLAVALIQFNTFISPEDFALYFGITDTGAPIGMILLPILAEFLKETYGWRGCMLLLGGIFLYAPASLLVMAGRREDLGDTSERLHVDERDNNSNGGNDVNLQAEQGSSIDLLEGPSYQEMEDQVSGSQQAKKAQSQDVVSAIRHVWRFVSDFFGLSLFTEVSSLFTFCLFQLSGGLIITAWVVFLIPHGVAKGFPLSRAVFLASIGGIGNIPTGEDPLINGYPILAAATFVNGFTLGARTTVLVVLTKEILPVDNFATGYGLVALFYGLGQPLGGLLAGWLSGTFSYGIAFMFLGGLEIMGTIFLLPTRYALKQRSDREEL from the exons ATGAGAAGCATGTCTAACACCAGACTGAGCAAGTGGagaaaaattgcattcatcGCGGCATTCTTTTTCATCGGCTTCATTGAGATGGGAGTCGTCAAGAGTTTTGGCGTGATCATCGCCGAGGTCGTCTTCCAAATGAATTCTGACCTCTGGACGGTTGGATTTATATTTGGGGCTTACAACGGCCTAACATATCTACTTG GACCTTTTATCTTACCGACGATAAAGTACCTGAGTTTGAAACAATCGTCTGCAATTGGTATCATTGGTGGACTGTGTCTTGCGGCTTCTTCTTTTACATCAAATATAGCCCAGCTGGCCACCTGTTTTGTAATCTCAG gcgtttcattttcattcGTTCTTGCCGTGGCTCTTATTCAGTTCAACACTTTTATTTCGCCTGAGGACTTCGCGTTATATTTTGGAATTACAGATACGGGAGCTCCAATAGGAATGATCCTTTTACCTATCCTGGCAGAATTTTTAAAAGAGACGTATGGGTGGAGAGGCTGCATGCTCCTCCTTGGTGGAATCTTTCTCTACGCACCGGCATCACTGTTGGTGATGGCAGGCAGAAGAGAAGATCTAGGAGATACCTCTGAAAGGCTGCATGTTGACGAAAGAGACAACAATTCAAATGGTGGGAATGATGTGAATCTGCAGGCCGAGCAAGGTTCAAGTATTGATCTACTAGAAGGTCCAAGTTATCAAGAAATGGAGGACCAAGTATCGGGCTCCCAGCAGGCAAAGAAAGCTCAAAGTCAGGATGTCGTCAGCGCAATAAGACACGTATGGCGATTCGTTTCTGATTTCTTTGGCCTTTCCCTATTCACAGAAGTATCAAGTTTATTCACATTTTGCCTGTTTCAGCTTTCCGGCGGACTGATAATTACCGCATGGGTAGTTTTCTTGATACCACATGGAGTTGCAAAGGGGTTTCCCCTATCACGAGCTGTTTTTCTGGCATCCATAGGAGGAATAGGAAACATTCCAACTGGAGAGG ATCCCTTGATAAATGGCTATCCCATTTTAGCAGCTGCCACATTTGTCAACGGCTTCACTCTCGGTGCAAGGACAACAGTACTTGTTGTCCTGACTAAAGAAATCCTTCCTGTTGATAATTTTGCGACTGGATATGGTTTAGTAGCTTTGTTCTACGGCTTAGGGCAACCCTTAGGAGGATTGTTAGCAG GTTGGCTTTCAGGAACCTTCTCCTACGGCATCGCTTTCATGTTCCTTGGTGGATTGGAAATTATGGGCACTATCTTCTTGCTACCCACTCGATACGCGCTGAAGCAAAGAAGTGATCGTGAGGAATTATAA